Below is a genomic region from Rouxiella chamberiensis.
AGGTAGGCATTGTAGGTGCACTGAATTCCGCTATTCAAAACGATCGCCAGAAAGGTTTCGAGAATACCCTGAAAGGGCATTCAGGAATTAGTGTCGTGGGCGTCGTCGATGGGCAAAATATTCAGGACAATGCTCTGACCGCGGCAGAAAATCTGATTACAGGCAACCCGAGCATGACAGCAATATATGCCACCGGAGAACCCGCGCTGCTCGGCGCGATTGCTGCGGTAGAGAATCAGGGGCGTCAGAAAGACATAAAAGTCTTTGGCTGGGATCTGACTTCAAAAGCGATTTCGGGTATCGATCAGGGATATGTCACCGCCGTCTTGCAGCAGGATCCCCTCAATATGGGCGTCGAGGCCGTCAAGGCGATGAACAAGATTGTTGCCGGTCAGGCCGTGACCAAGAATATCAATGTGCCTGCGACCGTGGTCACCCAGGCCAATGTCGATAAATACCGCGCCGAGTTTAAATAATCTGAAAAGTAGAGGGGTGCGCGAAGCCGGTCACTGAATGCGTTGAGTGATCGGCCTGGCGCAAGGTTTGTCCAGCGCGGATAAGTGATAACGCGTCAGGGCGCGGCAAGGATATCGGCAAGCTCCTGCTGGTTCGGGAAGGCGCTCAGCGTGCCGGTTCTCGCCGATAGTGATTGCCGAGGCCATTGCAGCGCAGACTAAATCTTGCCGGCAGACCGGTAACCGACGTTTGAGTGCCGACGCGAGCATCACGGCGAGGAAGGTGTCTCCGGCCCCTGTAGTATCGACGACTTCAACGGGCGCAGCGGCTATCTGCTGGCGCTGGTGGGCGTCCAAAAGCAGCGCGCCGTCAGCGCCGAGGGTGATAATGACCTGACCGACCCCCGCCTCGAGCAGACTTTTGGCCGCGTGGGCTATGTCAGACACACCGCTTAACCCTTGCGCCTCGAGTTGATTGACCACCAAAATATCTACCAGAGGAAGAATCGCCTTGAATTGAATAGTAAAGGGGGAAGGGTTGAATACCGTGGTTAATTTATTTTCACGGGCAAGGCGAAATATTGCCTCGGTTTTTTCGGCCGAGAAATTACCCTGTTGTAATACGACATCCTGCTCGCAGGATAATGACAATGCCTGATGAATATCGTCCAGCGACAATGCTTGCGCTGCCGTGGTTGTCGTTATTATGGCATTGTCTCCGTCGGCGCAGGTAAATATTAGCGAACTGTCGGTTCGCGCCGCGCAAAAATAGTCAGGTCGCAGCGTGAGCGGTTCGCGGTTTATTGTTTCCCTGCACCATTGCCCCTGCGTGTCATTGCCAAGGGCGGCGACAAGTGTGGTATCAATGCCGCAGCGGGAAAGGATGATGGCCTGATTGGCGCCTTTTCCGCCGAGATCCTGATGGGTTTTAATTCCATGAATGGACGCCCCTTTGGCGGGCAATTCATTAATCATAAAGGTTTCGTCAACGCCAATATTGCCGACAACGAAGACTTTCATACTGTATTCCTTGAGGAGAGTGATGTTATGGCATCTATATCAGCAGAAAAAAACAGCGCAATACAAGAGATATTTTCAAGAAAGAAAGCAATAATTGGCGTGGTCCATTGCGAGCCTTTTCCGGGGTCGCCTAATTACCGTGGAAAATCAATCAATCAAATTATGGATATTGCATTAAGTGATGCCGAAGCCTATTTGACAGGCGGCGTTCATGGACTGATTATTGAAAACCACGGCGATATTCCCTTTTCAAAACCGGAAGACATCGGCTATGAAACGGCGGCATTTATGGCAGTCATTACCGATAGAGTAAAAAAAGAGTTTGGCTGTCCGCTCGGCATTAATGTTCTCGCCAATGCCGCCATTCCGGCTCTGGCGACGGCATTGGCGAGTGGCGCAGACTTTGTGCGCGTCAATCAGTGGGCCAATGCCTATATTGCCAATGAAGGATTTATCGAAGGGGCCGCCGCCAAAGCCCTGCGTTATCGTTCGCTGCTGCGCGCCGAACACATCAAGATTTTTGCCGATAGCCACGTCAAACACGGCAGCCACGCGATTGTGGCCGACAGAACCATCACCGAACTTACCCGCGATGTCGATTTTTTCCAGGCCGACGCGGTGATAGCCACCGGACAGCGCACCGGCGATACCGCCACGCTTGATGAAATAGACGAAATCGGGGCGGCAACCTCATTGCCCTTGCTGGTTGGCTCCGGCGTTACGCCCGGCAACATTTGCGAAATTCTTCAGCGTACGCAAGGCGTTATCGTAGCCAGCACGTTGAAATATGGCGGCGTGTGGTGGAATCAGGTCGAGCCTGAACGGGTGAAACATTTTATGGCGATAGCGCAGGCCGAGCTTGGAGACTGAAGATGAGTACGCAAACAAGCTTTACCGACCAGTTACTGGCGCGGAATCAGGCAGTCTGGCAGGCAATGCAGCAGCATCCGTTTGTCACCGATATCGAGCAGGGCAAACTGGATGCGTCGGTATTTAATCAGTATCTGGTCTTTGAAGGCGATTTTGTCGCAACGGCCATCCAGATATTTTCCTACGCGGTTATCAAAGCGCCCAGCATGACCCATCAGCGCAGGTTGATTGGTGTATTGGACGCGCTGGCCAACGAGCAGATTGCCTATTTCGAGCGCGTCATGCAAAAACGCGGTGTCTCCGCCGAGGCTTATCTGCGCTCGACGCCGGACGTTTACCGATTCAGTCAGGGCATGCTGCGCGTGGCAGAAACCGGCAGCTATGCAGAAATCCTTACCCTGATGTTTGGTGCCGAATGGATGTATTACCAGTGGTGCAAGAGGGTAAGTCAGGCAGAAATCCGCGATGCGGATGTCAAAGACTGGGTGGTGATGCACGCCGAACGGACCTTTATCGAGCAGGCAAGCTGGCTGAAGGCAGAACTGGATACGCTGGCCGCCACTCTCAATCACTTGCAGCGGGCGCAGCTTTCGGCGTTATATGCACAGGTGTTGCAGTGGGAAATCGATTTTCACAGTGCGGCCTATTTCAATTAACGCCACTGGCCGGTTTACCTGTCTCGTTGTCGAAACAGGTAAACCTTTCACCCTTTACCAGCTTATGCGGCACTCATCGCGGCGGAAGCTCAACACGCGACTGCGGTTGGAAATCAGCCGAACATTATACCCCTGGAAATAGAGACAGAAGGATTTCTCCCAGGGACCGTCCGGCATATTGACCAGTAAACGCCCCTGACCAATCGAAGTCAGCGTTCCGCTTGCACGTAACGGACCCACGCCCATCATCAGTTTGTCTCCCTCGATATCAAACGCGGCTTTCGATTGTGGATGGAACCAGCGCCCCTGAATCAATTCCAGACAGTTATGCGGGTCGATAGGCGTAAAGTAGCGTTTCGCCAGACCGATTTCGCCCTCGATGGCATCGCCATTCATCTTAAGGCGCATAGGCAGATGCGCAGAAAGCGAGACGGCGCTGCCGTCTTGCGCCTGATAGAGATTTTCGCCCGCGCCCAGATAGGTCGCGACGCCGTCTTTTACCGACAGCCAGTAAGGCTCGGCCTGGCTGGTATACAGCCCGTCTTTCAGCGCCGTGCTTCGGGCGGGTAGCGGCGTGTCGAGCAGGGCAGACATCACGTTGAGCAGCGCAGTATAAGAGGCGGTATCTTCGCGATTGGACACCAGCGCCACACCCACTTTTAGCTGCGGATGCAGCAGGAAGTAGGTCTTGTAACCGGCGTGCGATCCACCGTGGCCGAGCAACCGATGTTCGCCGAGTGTTGAATGGGTGATGCCCAATCCATAATCGGTCGGGGTGCCATCCTGCAAGGTGCGCGGCTGTCTAAGGGCCGACAGGACGCCCGCGCCGGGGCCGCTGTCCTGCAACAGGCTCTGCAACCACAGGCTTAAGGAACGCAGGCTGCCCGTCACGCTGCCCGAGGCCGAAAGATGCAGACCGGCACTCGAGGTTTTCCAGCCCGTTTTGGATTTCCAATATCCCGGCACCAGATTCGGCACGATATCAAACCAGGTTTCGGGCGCATGAAACGCAATGTCGAGAGGGGATGAAATATGGCGCTGAATGAGGTCGTCGAACAGAATGCCTTTCTGTTTCAGAATGGCTTCTACCAAGCGGTAGCCGGTGTTCGAATAAGAGATTTCGCTTCCGGCCGGAAAGTTCAGGCTGCCGTCCGTTGCCAGAAAGTCGAGCAGTGCGTCAGGTTCGGTCACGTTATACACTGAGATGCCGAGCAGTGACAGCGTTTCGCGCACGTCCGGCAATCCGCCCGTCATGTCCAGCGCCTGCCCAATCGTGAC
It encodes:
- a CDS encoding serine hydrolase domain-containing protein, translated to MNSSSSVNWQAALEAAKKVTEGWNRPGEPGGAIALFDSESLRGEACGGLANLTTGEPFGIDNVVRYASVTKHIFATLALLRSDAGLSPDDTLGSYLPFLQPPMADVTIGQALDMTGGLPDVRETLSLLGISVYNVTEPDALLDFLATDGSLNFPAGSEISYSNTGYRLVEAILKQKGILFDDLIQRHISSPLDIAFHAPETWFDIVPNLVPGYWKSKTGWKTSSAGLHLSASGSVTGSLRSLSLWLQSLLQDSGPGAGVLSALRQPRTLQDGTPTDYGLGITHSTLGEHRLLGHGGSHAGYKTYFLLHPQLKVGVALVSNREDTASYTALLNVMSALLDTPLPARSTALKDGLYTSQAEPYWLSVKDGVATYLGAGENLYQAQDGSAVSLSAHLPMRLKMNGDAIEGEIGLAKRYFTPIDPHNCLELIQGRWFHPQSKAAFDIEGDKLMMGVGPLRASGTLTSIGQGRLLVNMPDGPWEKSFCLYFQGYNVRLISNRSRVLSFRRDECRISW
- a CDS encoding BtpA/SgcQ family protein, which gives rise to MASISAEKNSAIQEIFSRKKAIIGVVHCEPFPGSPNYRGKSINQIMDIALSDAEAYLTGGVHGLIIENHGDIPFSKPEDIGYETAAFMAVITDRVKKEFGCPLGINVLANAAIPALATALASGADFVRVNQWANAYIANEGFIEGAAAKALRYRSLLRAEHIKIFADSHVKHGSHAIVADRTITELTRDVDFFQADAVIATGQRTGDTATLDEIDEIGAATSLPLLVGSGVTPGNICEILQRTQGVIVASTLKYGGVWWNQVEPERVKHFMAIAQAELGD
- a CDS encoding TenA family protein; its protein translation is MSTQTSFTDQLLARNQAVWQAMQQHPFVTDIEQGKLDASVFNQYLVFEGDFVATAIQIFSYAVIKAPSMTHQRRLIGVLDALANEQIAYFERVMQKRGVSAEAYLRSTPDVYRFSQGMLRVAETGSYAEILTLMFGAEWMYYQWCKRVSQAEIRDADVKDWVVMHAERTFIEQASWLKAELDTLAATLNHLQRAQLSALYAQVLQWEIDFHSAAYFN